The window CTCGCCTTGTTTAGCCACACCCCCTTTAGCCACACCCCATTAAGTCCAACCCCATTCGGCCCCGCCCTGCCCACCCCCTTCCCATTCAGCCTCCCCCTATTTtgccccaccccccccacccttcagccccagcccacccagccctgccccattcagcaccACCCACCCGGCCCCGCCCATTCATCCCTGCCCTGCTTAGCCCCGCCCATTCACTCCCATTCGCACCCAGCCCCATTCACACCCAGCCCCATTCATCCCCAGCCCCACCCATTCACTCCCATTCACACCCAGCCCCATTCATCCCCAGCCCCACCCATTCACTCCCATTCACACCCAGCCCCACCCATTCACCCCCATTCATCCCCAGCCCTCTTCACCCCCAGCCCACCGAGCCTCACCTTTTCTAGCCCCACCCACCCAGCCCCACCCCACCTGGCCACGCCCCCTTTagcccctcccccccgccggtCCTCACCCGGCGTGAAGAGCGCCACGGCCTTGAGGCAGGCGTACTCGGCCGCGTCGACGTGCAGCGCCTTGagcttctccacctgctcctggaaGACGCGGATGTGGTCCATGAAGGCGACGACGCGGTCGGCCGACATGGGGGCGGCGTGGAGGCCGGCGGCCGCCAGCAGCGGGGCCACGTGCAGCGGCATGGCGCACTGGGCCGCGTTGAGCACAAACAGCTCGCTCCACGTCATGCGCAGCAGGGCCACCTGGTCGGAGAGCTGGAAGTCCGGGAAGAAGGGGATGCCCTTGGCCCACTCAATGGCACTGAAGAGGAGGCGGGCGGCCAGCTCGCAGATGTTCTCGATGCCCATGACGTTACTGGGCTGCAGGCACTGGGCCCCGTAGCGGGCCGTGGGGTAGGGCTCGGCCCGCAGCAGCAGCGAGATGAAGCCGCTCAGGTAGCTGTGGCCGGCGTAGGGGTCCCCGTTGCTGAGCGGGTACTGCCCGGGGCTGCTCTGGGGGTGCGCCATGCGGCCTCGCTGCACGGCTGCAGGAGCGGAGCACGGAGGTCagcgcggcagccccggccccccgctatcctccccacccccccccggctTCTCTGCAGCACAGCCCCTTTGCATCACCCTTTGCATCACCCCCGCTTTGCAGAAAGAGAGGCCAGGTCACCCCATCCCGCTTTAGAGGGGGAAAGGAGCACGAGGGACATGCCACCCCGGCTGGGGACAAACCCCTGGGACCAGCAGCCCCTCCGCCTCCCAGCGGGATGAGGATCAGCCACCCCAGGCAGCGCTGGCTTGCCGCCAGCTTTTTATTAGGAAAAGGCATGACAGATTTTGGGGGCCCCGTGCAGGCATTCAGGGTCACCACTTCCTTGCGTGCAGCGTTAATGAGATGGGGCTAACGAGGGGCCACCTCCAAGGAGGTGTCCTGGACGCCTGCCCAGGCTCTGGCACCAGCGACCCCCTCGACGGGCACCTGTTAGCTTCCCTCCAGGTCCCTACCTTCACCCCCATTTTGGCCTTGAGTCTCCTCCTGTTTGGAGGGTTTGGgatgaaaaaaaaacctctctggaTTGGCCTGGAAACCCTGCCTGGGCTCCAGGGTGGGAAGAGCTGGGGAGAACCCCCAAAAAAACAGATGGAAGAAGAAGGGAGGGCTGGAAGGAGGGCACGCTGGCTCTACCTGTGCCAACCACAGCCCAGACGCCGGCCGCCCGGCCGGATCCCAGGCAGCTTGAGGCCAGATGTTGGCCGCCGCGGTGCCGAGGGCCAGGGCCCCGCTGCGCCAGCTCGCACATCCTCCACGAGTGAGCTCCGGTGCACGGCCCCACGCTCGTCCCAGGCATTGCCGCCCCCCCGCTGCGCCGGCAGCCCTTGAGGGAGGCTTAGCTTAATGCGGCTTGACAATCCCAAGTGTCATGCAGCGGTCGGGATCGCTGCCCCGAGCCGGGTCCCAGCTCCCCCGGCTCCCGGCGGCAGGAGCGGCTGAACCCCAGGGCCGCGGAGGGCCGGGCACCGCAGCATCGCAGTTTTCAAAATATCTCCCTGCACAAAAGCTCCTATCGGCCTGCGAGGGAGCAGGAGAAAGCGGCCCCAGCTGCGAGGGACGCGGGGTTTTGCAGACGGGCCTGGGCAGCCCCGCAGGGCTTCATGCAACAGGAGGGAAAAGGCGCCCTGGAAGCCCACGCAGGGCAGCCAGGCCGGTGCTTTGATCCCTTGCAACCCCTTTCTGCACCTCTTTGGGGCAAAACAGAATTCAGAATTCCTGGGTTTAGTTCCCGGAGGATGAAACGACCCTTTTCAGCCCCAAAACACGTGCAAAAACAAAGGGAGCACCTGCGAAGGGCTCCCCCCAGCCTGATTTACCCCCCATCCGCACCACCTTGAATTGCAACCTTCCCCGGCTCACGAAATCACCCAGCGCTGGCAGGGCCGGATCCAGCGGCCGAACAAACCGCTACTGCCACCGGACCAAGCTGGTTCCCGTCACTCGCGCCTTGCCCAGAGGGATTTTTCCAAAAGCCAAGATTGGATCTCCCCTTCCTAAATCCTGCCTGACACCAGCTCAGCTCCTTACTCTGttccctggagggaagagagaggtttctgtgggtttttttccacccGTAACATCTTTAAGAAATAAATCCGGCCAAAACCAGTGGTTGGATCCCGGGAGTCTTTCGGTGCCGATTCCCAGCCGCTGTCCTGGAAGAGCGAGCTGCCCCTGGCCAAGGACGGGGAGCAACATCGGCTCCTCGACATCCCGTGGGGACGGCGTCCGGTCTCCCCTTTCTCAAGCTGGGCGAGACGGGGGCCCTGCCCCAGCGATGCCATCGAGGCTGcaggaagggaaactgaggcacggagcggcCGGCCGCCCGATGCCTGCAGGACCGCCTCGCCGGGCTCGCTCCGTGCCCGATTCCCCCTCGAGTCGGAGAAGCCGTTGGCGGCTCAGTCGCAGTCTGCGGATTTCCACCAGCCTCGCATAGCGTGGGAAacgaggcaaaaaaaaaacaacacagaaaggcTGTTTTTCCGGTAAGCACCCAAAAAAACATAACGCTAATGATGCACAAGCACGGTGAAACGTCCCTCCGCTGCCGAGACACCTTGCAGCAGGGACCTGCCCTGGCGCCCAGGGACCGAGGCGAGGAGAACGCGACGGGAAGGGGCCGGCGGCGAAACGGCCGAGCCGCCCAAAACCCCGGGGCGAGCCGAGAGGCGCCCAGGAATATTTTACCCAGACGCTTTTGAATGGGCATCTTCGAGCCACGCAAGGTGCTTTCGCCCGCCTGCAGGTGCTGCGTCCCGTGGCAGTTTCGTGCACACGCGTCCGCAGCTGGAGGAAAGCCTTCTCCTGTCTCCCGGCACCTGGAAACCTCCTAAAAAAATCAAAGGTGGGAGCAGGTCTGGGAGGAAGGACGCTTCGGGCAGCGCCGTGCCCCAGGACCTTCCCCTGGCACCGGACCCCAGTGTTAAATCAGCGCCGCGGCACCGGGAGCGGGTGCCGGGACGAGCGGCAAACAAAACCCGTCCGCGCAGAGCAGCTGCTCGTGGcaatttccttttctgaattaaaacaaaaggggggggggaaaaaaagaaaaggaaaaaaagccaaattctgACCCCAAACGACCCCTGCtaagcacagcagcagctcccctgAGCTGAGCAGCCTGAAGCAGCAGCAAtcccgcgggagccggcgggtcAGCTCGGGAATGGGCCAAAAGGACCCATTTTTTGCACGGCTCACGAAACCCGGAGGCTGCACCTCTCTCTCCACCACCGAAACGCTGCGGCGTTTTCAACACAGAataaaaagctgattttttttttttttttaacatggccCAGAAATCTCTTTTGTTATTAGAAGAAATCAAAGCTGTACGGACAAGGATGCAGGTCGGGCTTGGGAGACGGGGTTAAACTCCACGTTTCGGGCAGCCCCAGCACAAACATCAGCTGCAAGCAAAGATGCCAGAAATCCCGGGGAATTTGTCCGGTTTCCGGAAAAGGAGTTAATCCCCATGTATTTATTGCAGCAGGACAAGGAAGATTTGCTAGGAGCAGGTCTCGCTGCCCGGAGCATCTGTCCAAAAGGCCTTCCCTTACACACACACTTCCACGCTgcctttttggggggaaaaaagctgaaaCCGAGGGTAGCCCTTTGATAACCTCCCCGGAGGGAAACATCTCCTGCCTCGAGGTATTAATTCCCACGTCGTGTTTTAAAGAGGGCTTCAGCTCAAGcatggatttcccccccccccccattgcaggTGGCTTTTTAATACAAACTTTGTAACTCGGTCGCGCTCGTGGGGCTCCCCGAGACCCCCAGCGCACAACCAGAGCTGACACATAAATTCCCTCCTTCCCTAGCAGCCAACGTAGAGAAACATTTACCTGGAACAAAAtccattgggggaaaaaaaaataataaaatccagGAGAAGCACGGGGAACGGAGCTGTTTTTGTTTCCAAACGCTCTCGGCTTTTGCAGCAATATGTCAATTCAAGCGCTGAGAAACCATTTAAAATCCCGATGCCGAGCCTGCGCCGGGGCATCTCGCGGGGCCGCCGAGGGGTTTTCCTCGGTGCAAAGGGCCCGGCGACTTTGCTGCGCTCCCGCGCGAGGGCTGCGGTGCAGCACCATGACAGCCCTCGAGGTTTTCTGCCTTCTCTTAattttactgatttattttttttaatatatatatatccagagGGGCGACTTTTCGGCCACTCTGGGTGTCACAACTGTTGCTGCACCGACCCGCAGGGGAAAACCCCGGCCGAGAAACGGGAGCCGGAGAAGGGTCGCCTGCCCCTCGCGAGCCGCTTCCCGGCCAGCGGGAAATCACCGCCGGCTTTCGGAGAGGGGCTTCAATAGCAAAAACAAACCCGTGCGACCGACGCAACGACAAGGGAAGAAAACAGACGGATGCAAACCTCGCGCCTCGGCCGTCAGGGATGAGCCGGATGGGTTTCAGGCTGCCGGCACAAACGGGGAAGGATAACTTCATCCTTCACCCCTTTCACCGGCTGAGAATAATATTCCTGCATACGATTAGGGCGACGGAGGTAACTCAGCCCAAATTTGCTCGGCTCGAAACTGGAAGGACTTTCTGCCGGCGAGGCGAAAACCACCGGGGAAAGAATAAAACCGGTGGCAGCCAACGCGCGCGCGGGACCGGCGCGGCTCGACCCCCCTCCGTCTCTGCaattaggaaaataaaacacaaagaaaatacaaaacatcGCCGGGTCCCTCATTACGCACTGAGCGCGCCGGGCGATTCATTTCACGCACCGCTCGGGGCTGAGCTTTCGGCTCAGCGTGACGGCATCTGCCTGGGGGAGCCCCGCGCTAGCCGATACCCAAAGGCTTCACCATCGTATTTTGGCCCTAATGTACAATTTCAGGCggaaaaagaaatacttctaAAGCTGatgctttagggaaaaaaaaaacgaaaaaaaaacaaagaacaaacgTGATTATGCGGCTGGTTAAAGTCAGACAAGGTAGCGGCACATGTCATATTCTTGTTAGCTTGAAATGCGATTTTAATCCCGGTCACGCTAAGTATTAGAGCAGCCAATTCCGACTAATTAACTTCAGATTTGCCAGACGCTCCTCCCCAAAGCCAAAGCCCTAATCTTTTAAAGAATATCTGCATTATCGCCCTCTAATTCCCCgcttttttgtatatttttttttaaacaagcacatCCCCAATCTACATATAACGGAGAGGAAGAGTAACTTGTTCCCATCCCCGCACAGACACGAACCTATAAATCAAGCCCTAGCTAAGCCCCAAAGAAACTAAAAGTTCACCCGGTTCAAAAGAGCAGTTGCGCTGATGATTTAATTAAGCCGAATGAGAAGCGGGTTCCCTCCGCGGAGCCTTTCGCGGCGCGGCTAAGAGCGGAGGGCGTTGGGGCAGCGCGGCGGTTTGCGGCCGCTGTCACGTTTCCCTCTCGTTAAAAGCGAAGGGAAGAGCGGTGCGGGGGCTCGTTCCGCTCGCGGGAGAAGATGAGAAGCGGGAGGGAACCCGGCAGGGCGACGGCGGCGCGTTTCGGATtgcaaaaaggaggagaaaagggggaggaaaaagtaaaataaaaataaaggtcgGGGAGGTTTGTGATGGATGCGGGATTTCGGAGGCGCTGGGGGAACGCCGGGCTGCCGCGGACTTCGGCGGCCTTGCGCCAGGGAGGTTTGTCCCTGATTTCGGGGCGTCTCCCCCCAAACGATggggcagaggtggagaagggcCGGCAAGTGGGTCCCAAGGAGCTGTGATCCGGGGGGATCCCATGGTACCAGGGAGGCACCCGGGCCAGGCCCCgctggagaggggacaggagaaaAGGAGTGGTGGCAACAGGGAAATAGAGGACggagggagagacagaaagagggataaagagaggagagggaaaggaaaaaatgaaagaaaaatggagaagagttttctctttctttttcccccctttttctttctctttccttcccctctgagagtcctttctctccctctttcactttctttctctttcactttttctttattctttccctttctctttctttctgcgtcccttctttttctttctctttgggctccctttttgctttctcttgctccccgctttctttttctttcttttgtctttttcttcgTTGTTTTTGCTCTCTtgatctcttccttcttttttccctctctcgatctcttccctcttttttccccttttcccttttttccctgttctttttctttcttgttctctcgtgatttttctggctttttctccagctcttttttcctttcttttttgctccttcttgtcctttctttttctcccattccttttcctcttttctgctccctcttgcactttctttttctcccattctttttCCACTTTTCACTCCCTTTTGCCCTTTCTTTTTCAtccctcttccccttttctctccttttttcccctcctttccacctcctatcctttttcccctttttcaatccctcttgccttccctttttctccctttccctttccagtCCCTCTcgcccctttttcccccctttcccttttcaCCCTCTTCTTCCattccctcctgctccctttcctctgctcttatgctctttttccctccttctccctcctttgcGCTCTTTTCCTCCGTTGAGCTCCGCTCGCATTTTTATTCccgttatttctttatttatcgCTTTCCCTTTGCTTCCCTCTTGctcttttggactttttttttcctcccccccctccctctttttgctttgctctttgccCTCCTCTCGGCGCGCCCCGCTCTGCCCGGTGCCCGGGGCCGGTGCTCGGTGCCGGTGCCCGgttcccggtgccggtgcccgctCACCTTCCCGCCGCATGCCGACGCGGAGGCACTTGCGGAGGCGGCAGTACTGGCACTGGTTGCGGTGGTGCTGGTCCACGGGGCAGTCGCGGCCGCCGCGGCAGCTGTACGAGAGGTTGCGGCGCACGGAGCGCTTGAAGAAGCTCTTGCAGCCCTCGCAGGTGAACTGCCCGTAGTGCTTCCCGCTCGCCTTGTCGCCGCACACCAGGcagtccgccgccgccgccgccgccgccttctcggccgcccccggccccgccgccgccgccttggccgcgcccgccggctccggggcgcagggcggcggctccggccccggccagGGCCCCGCCGCCGTGGCCatgcgggaggcggcggggccgctccggggcggcggggggctgcggagagggagggcggaggggggcgcggcgggggaaCGCGGTCAGGAcggagggatggggagaggggaggtGGAGGAGTGCGGtcgggatggggggacagggcagAGGAGTGCGGTCAGGAGGGAAGGATGGGGAAAGGGGAGATGGAGGAGTGCGGACAGGACAGAgggatggggaaaggggagaTGGAGAAGTGCGGTCAGGACGGAgggatggggaaaggggagaTGGAGGAGTGTGCTCAGGACAGGGGGACGGGGCGGTGGGGAGTGCGCtgaggatggagggatggggaaaggggagaTGGAGGAGTGCGCTcgggagggagggatggggaaggacGGGCGGAGGAGTGCGCTCAGGAtagggggacgcggggacggggCGGAGAAGTGCGCtgaggatggagggatggggaagggagggatggaggagtgcgctggggagggagggagggagggaagaagggagggagggccGGGGCAGGAGCGGCGGCGGAGCGCTCCGGGGCCGGGGGGACGGGGAAGgactggcggaggaggaggaggagaaagagaaaagttccttcccctccccgcgaGGGGAGCGGGGGCTGCCGACGCGGCGGGAGGGCCGGCTCCGGGGGCGGGCGCCGGCTccgggggggcccggggcggccgtagctgcccccgctgccccggccgggtCCCCGCCCCGAGGGGGAACCGGCCGCTTGCTCCGAGCGCCTAGGTCccctccggcccggcccgcccgcagGAGGCGGCGACGACAGGGAGGACTCGTCCCCCCCCCCGGAGGAATTGGGTGGAAATCAGTAGAAATTAGCCCCGAATGAGCGGGGCGGGGACGctccggggccgggccgagcgccccggggagggcggaggatgccggggcccgggggggcggggaagggggcagcgtgtgtgtgcgtgtgcgtgtgtgtgtgtgcagccccTTGCGACGTGCGCTGGGTGTGCACGGCCCCCCGTGCATTGGGTGTGCCTCCGCGAGTGTGCACGGATGCCTGTGcaacgtgtgtgtgcgtgtgtgtgtgtgcgcgcacagaGCTCCGTGCAACGCGTGTGAGCGCGTGCACGGAGCCGCGTGTGCAACGTGTGTGCGGGCATGCACGGAGCCGTGAGTCCGTCTGTCGGTCCGTCTGTCCGTGCCCTGTGCAGCGCGAcccccgcgccggggcacccccgcCCCTCCCGGGGCACCCGGGGCGCGTCACGtggcgccgccgccggagccccccGACAATGCGTCCGCGTAGGCGCTGCCCATATAAGGACCTGCCCGCCGTAAAAGggcaggagggggcggggcggctcccggcgcgggccTGACGTTGACAGCCCCGCCCCCTCGGAACGCCGGCCAGGCGGAGGGCCGCACCCAATCAGCGCGCCGAGGGGCGTGGTCTATAAGGGGGCGTGGTCTGGGCGGAGGGGGCGTGGCTTGGGTGGTCCATGGGTTCAGGGCCAGGTGGAAGGTCCCGCTGGGGCggaggggacgggacggggatggggacagggatggggacggcgACAGTCGCGGAGGGGACCCCGACCCCGGGGAGGGCCGGGCGGAGGCGCAGCCCCTCGCGTGGCCTGGCCGTGCGACGCGCTGCGCGGCGTTAAATGAGGGAAGTGGCAAATTATGAGGCGAGGGTGACCGCGTGCTtcggaaaacaattaaaaaagggggggaaaaaaaaaacgggGGGAGAAAACCCTCATCACAGGCATCGCGAAGCCACCGCGCGTCCAGCTGCGCCGGCTGCCGAGACGTGACAATTCAAGCGAgccaaggggagaaaaaaggagaaaaaaagagaaaaaaaaagaagaaaaaaaaaaagtgagattttaAGCATCGCCCGGAGGCTCCGCACTGCACGCAAGGAAAAAGCTGCCCTTCGCCCGGCTTAAAGCAGTCTGGCTGGGCCAGC of the Apteryx mantelli isolate bAptMan1 chromosome 31, bAptMan1.hap1, whole genome shotgun sequence genome contains:
- the LOC106485073 gene encoding nuclear receptor subfamily 2 group F member 1-A-like yields the protein MRREAVQRGRMAHPQSSPGQYPLSNGDPYAGHSYLSGFISLLLRAEPYPTARYGAQCLQPSNVMGIENICELAARLLFSAIEWAKGIPFFPDFQLSDQVALLRMTWSELFVLNAAQCAMPLHVAPLLAAAGLHAAPMSADRVVAFMDHIRVFQEQVEKLKALHVDAAEYACLKAVALFTPDAVGLSELGPVESVQEKSQCALEEYVRSQHPSQPSRFGRLLLRLPSLRLVSAPVIEQLFFVRLVGKTPIETLIRDMLLSGSTFNWPYIAMQ